The following are from one region of the Flavobacteriaceae bacterium UJ101 genome:
- a CDS encoding HTH-type transcriptional regulator AlsR (Regulates the expression of the alsSD operon for acetoin biosynthesis. Contains 1 HTH lysR-type DNA-binding domain.), with protein MSYQLELRHLHYFKAVAEELHFRRAAEKLFISQPGLSRQIKQMENLLEVELFSRNKRKVQLTPAGHYLKKETDFIFNHLKQTQQHIKKLDKGEEGELTIGFVGSAMQTIIPKLLVTMNTHFPNTHMNFEEISNLKQVEAIQSNALDLGFVRLDQVPNDIQIKTVFNDTFSVVLPQKHFLTHDNFKSMKQLEEENFILFSKDYSPLYYQKIMSIFEDQGFEPNISHRSVHAQTIFTLVENGLGIAVVPTSLQKGFNLKVKFLEIPNIRQQAVLSIIWNKKNRNPVLHNILKTQFLSLF; from the coding sequence ATGAGTTATCAATTAGAATTACGACACCTTCATTATTTCAAAGCAGTTGCTGAAGAATTACATTTTAGAAGGGCTGCAGAAAAACTATTCATCTCACAACCTGGTTTAAGTCGTCAAATCAAACAAATGGAAAACTTATTAGAAGTTGAATTATTTTCCCGAAATAAGCGTAAAGTACAATTAACTCCTGCGGGGCATTATTTAAAAAAAGAGACTGATTTTATTTTTAATCATTTAAAACAAACTCAACAACACATAAAAAAATTAGACAAAGGAGAAGAAGGGGAACTTACTATTGGTTTTGTGGGCTCTGCTATGCAAACCATCATACCAAAATTATTGGTAACCATGAACACTCATTTTCCTAATACTCACATGAACTTTGAAGAAATTTCTAATTTAAAACAAGTAGAAGCTATCCAAAGCAATGCCTTAGACTTAGGGTTTGTACGCTTAGATCAAGTTCCAAATGATATTCAAATCAAAACCGTTTTCAATGACACTTTTTCTGTTGTTCTTCCCCAGAAGCATTTTTTAACTCATGACAATTTTAAAAGTATGAAACAATTGGAAGAAGAAAATTTTATTCTTTTTTCAAAAGACTATAGTCCTTTATACTATCAAAAAATCATGAGTATTTTTGAGGACCAGGGATTTGAACCCAATATCAGTCATCGATCTGTACATGCACAAACCATCTTTACTTTAGTTGAAAATGGCTTGGGAATTGCCGTTGTTCCAACCTCTTTACAAAAAGGGTTTAATTTGAAGGTAAAATTTCTTGAGATTCCTAATATTAGACAACAAGCTGTATTATCGATAATTTGGAATAAGAAAAATAGAAATCCTGTTTTGCACAACATTCTTAAAACTCAATTTTTATCATTATTTTAG
- the hutH|HAL gene encoding histidine ammonia-lyase (Belongs to the PAL/histidase family.; KEGG: phe:Phep_1335 histidine ammonia-lyase): protein MKNIFQYGHDFLTSGIALKIAKGEVKGILTDSTKDKVQNCREIVEDIAHSDKVVYGINTGFGILANKHISPEDGKTLQYKILQSHSSGLGKPIAEDIAKLMLVTKVHALAKGFSGCQLQTLERLIWHIENDVIPVIPEKGSVGASGDLAPLSHMSLPLIGLGEVFFQGNIVPTEEVLKQFDLNPIPLSYKEGLSLINGTQFMLAHAIKAVERLQNALDTADIIGAMSIEALMGSQSPFQPHFHELRPYKGNKLVAQRIRKILENSEIGNSHVDCDRVQDPYSMRCIPQVHGATRNAWLHLKETVEIELNAVTDNPIIFSETDTISGGHFHGQPIALPMDYACFAAAELGNISDRRTYLLIEGKWDLPVLLMDNIGLNSGFMIPQYATAALVTENKTLCFPSSADSIPTSLGQEDHVSMGSISGRKLNTVISNLEQILAIELLNAAQALDFRRPLKSSAIVEEMHALVRSKVDFATEDRVFATDIAKVHELIHSNEFINHFNQKTIELGLNVNETFEEFSI from the coding sequence ATGAAAAATATATTTCAATATGGGCATGATTTTTTAACGTCAGGTATAGCGTTAAAAATAGCAAAAGGGGAAGTAAAAGGAATTTTAACAGATTCTACAAAAGATAAAGTACAAAATTGTCGTGAAATTGTAGAGGATATTGCACATTCAGATAAAGTAGTGTATGGAATTAATACAGGATTTGGAATTTTAGCTAATAAACATATTTCTCCAGAAGATGGGAAAACATTGCAATATAAAATTTTACAAAGTCATAGTTCAGGTTTGGGAAAACCTATAGCAGAAGATATCGCGAAACTAATGCTAGTAACTAAAGTTCACGCTTTAGCGAAAGGCTTTTCAGGATGTCAATTGCAAACTTTAGAACGGTTAATTTGGCATATTGAAAATGATGTAATTCCTGTTATTCCAGAAAAAGGTTCTGTGGGTGCTTCAGGAGATTTAGCACCGCTTTCACATATGAGTTTGCCTTTAATTGGATTAGGTGAAGTGTTTTTTCAAGGAAATATTGTACCTACAGAAGAAGTATTAAAGCAATTTGATTTAAATCCCATTCCGTTAAGTTATAAAGAAGGTCTTTCATTGATTAATGGGACGCAATTTATGCTAGCACATGCTATTAAAGCAGTGGAGCGTTTACAAAATGCATTGGATACAGCAGATATCATTGGAGCTATGAGTATTGAAGCCTTGATGGGATCGCAATCTCCATTTCAGCCTCATTTTCATGAATTAAGGCCGTATAAAGGGAATAAATTAGTAGCGCAACGTATTCGAAAAATTTTAGAGAACTCTGAAATAGGAAATTCTCATGTAGATTGTGATCGTGTTCAGGATCCTTACTCTATGCGATGTATTCCACAGGTTCATGGAGCTACTCGAAATGCATGGCTGCATTTAAAAGAAACGGTTGAAATTGAATTAAATGCCGTTACCGATAATCCTATCATTTTTTCAGAAACCGATACCATTAGTGGAGGTCATTTTCATGGACAACCTATTGCTCTTCCAATGGATTATGCTTGTTTCGCAGCAGCTGAATTAGGGAATATTTCAGATAGAAGAACGTATTTATTAATAGAAGGAAAGTGGGACTTACCTGTTCTTTTAATGGACAATATAGGTTTGAATAGTGGATTTATGATTCCACAATATGCAACAGCCGCTTTGGTTACCGAAAATAAAACATTGTGTTTCCCAAGTAGTGCTGATAGTATTCCCACTTCATTAGGGCAAGAAGATCATGTGAGTATGGGAAGTATTAGTGGACGTAAATTAAATACTGTGATATCCAATTTAGAACAGATTTTAGCCATAGAACTATTAAATGCTGCCCAAGCATTAGATTTCCGAAGACCTTTAAAATCATCTGCAATTGTTGAAGAAATGCATGCATTAGTTCGTTCAAAAGTTGATTTTGCTACAGAAGATCGTGTATTTGCTACAGATATTGCTAAAGTACATGAATTGATTCATAGCAATGAATTTATCAATCATTTTAATCAGAAAACAATAGAATTAGGTTTAAATGTAAATGAAACTTTTGAAGAATTTTCAATTTAG
- the hutU|UROC1 gene encoding urocanate hydratase (Belongs to the urocanase family.; KEGG: sht:KO02_08870 urocanate hydratase), with protein sequence MTFKEQILQGIPYQLPSKKEYPKGGNPAPKRKDILTVEEKKLAIRNALRYFPEEWHSELAVEFAEELKQFGRIYMYRFQPDYEMYARPIEEYPAKSKQAAGIMLMIQNNLDPAVAQHPNELITYGGNGAVFQNWAQYLLTMHYLATMTDEQTLHMYSGHPMGLFPSHKEAPRVIVTNGMMIPNYSKPDDWERFNALGVTQYGQMTAGSYMYIGPQGIVHGTTITVMNGFRKKLEEGETSKGKIFLTAGLGGMSGAQPKAGNIAGCITVCAEVNPNAAKKRYEQGWVDVLVDTIEDLVNRVKEAQRKEEIVSIAYIGNVVEVWEQFDEEDIFIHLGSDQTSLHNPWAGGYYPVGLSYEESNIMMAENPTFFKEKVQESLRRHAASVNKHTAKGTYFFDYGNAFLLEASRAGADVMAENGIDFKYPSYVQDILGPMCFDYGFGPFRWVCTSGKPEDLKKTDQIALKVMREIMRTAPEEIKQQMNDNIRWIEEAEQNKLVVGSQARILYADAEGRAKIAEAFNQAIQSGEITAPVVLGRDHHDVSGTDSPYRETSNIYDGSKFTADMAIHNVIGDSFRGATWVSIHNGGGVGWGEVINGGFGMLLDGTAEASKRLKNMLFYDVNNGISRRSWARNKEALFAIKREMERTPELKVTLPNMVEDDVLETLF encoded by the coding sequence ATGACATTCAAAGAACAAATCCTACAAGGAATACCATATCAATTACCTTCTAAAAAAGAATATCCTAAAGGAGGAAATCCAGCTCCGAAGCGGAAAGATATATTAACTGTTGAGGAAAAGAAATTAGCTATTCGAAATGCATTACGTTATTTTCCAGAAGAATGGCATTCAGAGTTGGCAGTAGAATTTGCAGAAGAATTAAAACAATTTGGACGTATTTATATGTATCGTTTTCAACCTGATTATGAAATGTATGCACGCCCAATTGAAGAATATCCAGCGAAGAGTAAACAAGCTGCAGGAATTATGCTTATGATTCAGAATAATTTAGATCCTGCTGTAGCACAACATCCAAATGAATTGATTACCTATGGTGGAAATGGTGCTGTTTTTCAAAATTGGGCACAATATTTATTGACGATGCATTATCTAGCTACTATGACGGATGAACAGACTTTGCATATGTATTCTGGACATCCTATGGGGTTGTTCCCTTCCCATAAAGAGGCTCCTCGTGTAATTGTAACCAATGGGATGATGATTCCGAATTATTCAAAACCAGATGATTGGGAAAGATTTAATGCTTTAGGAGTTACACAATATGGGCAAATGACCGCAGGATCGTATATGTATATTGGACCACAAGGAATTGTACATGGAACCACCATTACTGTAATGAATGGATTTCGAAAAAAGTTGGAAGAAGGAGAAACTTCAAAAGGAAAAATTTTCTTGACTGCAGGCTTAGGTGGGATGAGTGGTGCTCAACCTAAAGCAGGAAATATTGCGGGCTGTATTACCGTATGTGCCGAAGTAAATCCAAATGCAGCAAAGAAACGTTACGAACAAGGTTGGGTGGATGTTTTGGTTGATACTATAGAAGATTTAGTAAACCGAGTAAAAGAAGCACAAAGAAAAGAAGAAATCGTTTCAATTGCCTACATTGGAAATGTAGTAGAGGTATGGGAACAATTTGATGAAGAAGATATATTTATACATTTAGGATCTGATCAAACGTCTTTACATAATCCGTGGGCAGGAGGTTATTATCCTGTAGGATTATCATATGAAGAGTCCAATATCATGATGGCAGAAAATCCTACTTTTTTTAAAGAAAAAGTACAAGAAAGTTTAAGAAGACATGCTGCTTCAGTGAATAAACATACAGCAAAAGGAACCTATTTTTTTGATTATGGAAATGCTTTTTTATTAGAAGCTTCACGAGCAGGAGCTGATGTAATGGCTGAAAATGGTATTGATTTTAAATATCCATCGTATGTACAAGATATTTTAGGACCAATGTGCTTTGATTATGGATTTGGACCTTTCCGTTGGGTATGTACTTCGGGAAAACCAGAAGATTTGAAGAAAACGGATCAAATTGCTTTAAAAGTAATGCGTGAGATAATGAGGACAGCTCCTGAAGAAATCAAACAACAAATGAACGATAACATTCGTTGGATTGAAGAAGCAGAGCAAAATAAATTAGTCGTTGGATCACAGGCTCGTATTTTATATGCTGATGCGGAAGGACGTGCTAAAATTGCAGAAGCTTTTAATCAAGCTATTCAATCAGGTGAAATTACAGCTCCGGTTGTGTTAGGTCGTGATCATCATGATGTCAGTGGAACAGATTCTCCCTATCGTGAAACCAGTAATATTTATGATGGTAGTAAGTTTACTGCTGATATGGCTATTCATAATGTAATTGGAGATAGTTTTCGTGGTGCAACCTGGGTTTCTATTCACAATGGTGGAGGTGTAGGCTGGGGAGAAGTTATCAACGGAGGTTTTGGGATGTTATTAGATGGAACTGCAGAAGCTTCCAAACGTTTAAAAAATATGTTATTTTATGATGTAAATAATGGAATCTCAAGAAGAAGCTGGGCGCGAAATAAGGAAGCATTATTTGCTATTAAACGTGAAATGGAACGTACACCCGAATTGAAAGTGACCTTACCCAATATGGTAGAAGATGATGTATTAGAAACATTATTTTAA
- a CDS encoding hypothetical protein (KEGG: cts:Ctha_0185 acyl-CoA thioester hydrolase; Thiolester hydrolases): protein MEELNQFKIQSKFKVRWGDHDAYNHVNNVVYLKWSETARIDFMEAVGFDFMNISKSEFYPILAAQEIKYFSPVIYPDTITIGCKIGEDVGEDYFYNECHFFSEKQQRKVAISKHKIKLLDVRTHQKMKLSESFLKIIEKYI from the coding sequence ATGGAAGAACTAAATCAATTTAAAATACAATCTAAATTCAAAGTACGTTGGGGAGATCATGATGCTTATAATCATGTAAATAATGTAGTGTATTTAAAATGGTCAGAAACAGCCCGTATTGATTTTATGGAAGCAGTTGGGTTTGATTTTATGAATATCTCAAAATCTGAATTCTATCCAATATTAGCCGCTCAAGAAATCAAATATTTCAGTCCTGTTATTTACCCAGATACGATTACTATTGGATGTAAAATAGGAGAGGATGTAGGGGAAGATTATTTTTATAACGAATGTCACTTCTTCTCAGAAAAACAGCAACGAAAAGTAGCCATATCAAAACATAAAATTAAATTGTTGGATGTTAGAACTCATCAAAAGATGAAATTATCGGAAAGTTTTTTAAAGATTATAGAAAAATATATTTAG
- a CDS encoding carbonate dehydratase (Belongs to the SLC26A/SulP transporter (TC 2.A.53) family; Contains 1 STAS domain.; KEGG: lbi:LEPBI_I1695 carbonic anhydrase) — protein sequence MKNNLFSNLKNDIPASVVVFFVALPLCLGIALASGAPLFSGLIAGIIGGIIVGALSGSNIGVSGPAAGLAAIVLTAIGTLGGYENFLVAVVLGGIIQVVFGMLKAGIIGYYFPSSVIKGMLTGIGIIIIMKQIPHFFGYDADPEGDFSFLQLDGNNTISSIFSTLDYIQLGSAVIGIIGLLILLLWDKVLVKKSKIFQIIQGPLVAVVVGIIFYAVTKSNPNLAIADTHLVSVPIPEDVSSFFGQFSFPNFSAITNSEVWIVAFTIALVASLETLLCVEATDKLDPHKNVTPTNRELLAQGTGNIISGMIGGLPITQVIVRSSANIQSGGRTKMSAIIHGFLLLISVITIPRLLNMIPLSVLAAILLIVGYKLAKPSLFKKMYELGWKQFIPFTVTVLGIVFIDLLYGILLGLTVGIIVILIKSFQNSHFLHKEEDNNKLKMTLAEEVTFFNKGAILKELDALPENSYLELDVRNTRYLDHDIIEILEDFAFKAQERNITIKLVSERGVVENPPSYIEFFKLRPKKAW from the coding sequence ATGAAAAATAATCTTTTTTCAAATTTAAAAAACGATATACCAGCTAGTGTAGTTGTTTTTTTTGTGGCTTTACCGTTATGTTTAGGTATTGCCTTAGCTAGTGGAGCTCCTCTTTTTTCAGGATTAATTGCTGGAATCATAGGAGGGATTATTGTAGGAGCACTTAGTGGTTCTAATATTGGAGTAAGTGGTCCAGCAGCTGGATTAGCAGCGATTGTACTAACTGCAATTGGAACATTAGGAGGATATGAGAATTTTTTAGTAGCAGTAGTTTTAGGAGGTATAATTCAAGTTGTTTTTGGGATGCTAAAAGCAGGAATTATTGGATATTATTTTCCATCATCTGTTATTAAAGGAATGCTTACTGGAATAGGAATTATCATTATAATGAAACAAATTCCTCATTTTTTTGGATATGATGCTGACCCTGAAGGAGACTTTTCTTTTTTACAGTTAGATGGTAATAATACGATATCAAGTATTTTTAGCACCTTGGATTATATACAACTAGGTTCTGCTGTGATTGGTATTATAGGATTACTTATTTTATTACTATGGGATAAGGTATTAGTTAAAAAGTCTAAAATATTCCAAATTATTCAAGGACCATTAGTTGCGGTTGTTGTAGGGATTATATTTTATGCAGTGACAAAGTCAAATCCAAATTTAGCTATTGCGGACACACATTTAGTTAGTGTGCCAATTCCAGAAGATGTTTCTTCATTCTTTGGACAATTTAGTTTTCCAAATTTTAGTGCTATCACAAATTCTGAAGTTTGGATTGTAGCCTTTACTATTGCGCTTGTAGCAAGTTTGGAAACATTATTGTGTGTTGAAGCAACAGACAAATTAGATCCGCACAAGAATGTAACACCAACCAATAGAGAATTATTAGCTCAAGGAACAGGAAATATTATTTCAGGAATGATAGGAGGTTTACCAATTACACAAGTTATTGTACGAAGTTCAGCTAATATTCAGTCGGGTGGTAGAACAAAAATGTCAGCTATTATCCATGGATTTTTATTATTAATCTCTGTGATAACAATTCCTAGATTATTAAATATGATACCTCTTTCTGTATTAGCAGCGATATTATTAATTGTTGGTTATAAATTAGCAAAACCTTCTTTATTCAAAAAAATGTATGAGTTAGGTTGGAAACAATTTATTCCTTTTACAGTAACAGTTTTAGGTATTGTTTTTATTGATTTACTGTATGGTATTTTATTAGGTTTAACCGTAGGAATTATTGTGATTTTAATTAAGAGTTTCCAAAATTCTCATTTTTTACATAAAGAAGAGGATAATAATAAATTGAAAATGACTCTAGCAGAAGAAGTAACTTTTTTCAATAAGGGAGCAATTTTAAAAGAATTGGATGCATTACCTGAAAATTCTTACTTAGAGTTAGATGTAAGAAATACACGCTATTTAGATCATGATATTATAGAAATATTAGAGGATTTTGCTTTTAAAGCACAAGAACGAAATATCACAATAAAACTCGTTTCTGAAAGAGGTGTTGTAGAAAATCCACCGAGTTATATAGAGTTTTTTAAATTACGTCCTAAAAAAGCTTGGTAG
- the hutI|AMDHD1 gene encoding imidazolonepropionase (Belongs to the HutI family.; KEGG: ban:BA_3710 imidazolonepropionase), translated as MNRTLIKNIHLVNVREENKLLRGQELAQLPIIENGFILIEEGKIKNYGLMENVPSITEEEIIDGEGRYLIPSWCDSHTHLVFAKSREEEFIDKIKGLSYAEIAAKGGGILNSARKLQETSENDLFKSAKKRLEEIIQMGTGAIEIKSGYGLTVEAELKMLRVIQRLKESSPIPIKATFLGAHAFPTAYKENKEGYIQLILNEMLPEIEKQGLADYIDVFCETGFFSVKDTERICKAGIERGLKPKIHANQLNASGGTEIGVKLGAVSVDHLETMSESAIEALSNSNTIGTMLPSAAFYLRMDYPPVREMIDRNCALALATDYNPGSSPSGNMNLLFSLACIQMKMLPAEVINCMTLNGAYAMELEQEVGSITKGKRANFILTKKVPSLNYLPYAFGGNHIEQVMVNGSFL; from the coding sequence ATGAATAGAACCCTTATAAAGAATATACATTTAGTTAATGTTCGAGAAGAAAATAAACTTTTGCGTGGGCAAGAGTTAGCCCAGTTACCTATTATTGAAAATGGTTTTATTTTAATTGAAGAAGGCAAAATCAAAAATTATGGATTAATGGAGAATGTTCCGTCTATAACGGAAGAGGAAATAATAGATGGGGAAGGACGTTATCTAATACCTTCATGGTGTGATAGTCATACTCATTTAGTATTTGCTAAAAGTCGCGAAGAAGAATTTATTGATAAAATAAAAGGTCTTTCCTATGCTGAAATAGCAGCAAAAGGAGGAGGAATATTAAATTCAGCAAGAAAATTACAAGAAACTTCTGAAAATGATTTATTTAAGTCGGCAAAAAAACGATTAGAGGAAATTATTCAGATGGGTACAGGAGCCATTGAAATAAAAAGTGGTTATGGTTTAACAGTTGAAGCAGAGTTGAAAATGCTACGTGTTATTCAGCGTCTAAAAGAAAGTTCCCCTATTCCAATTAAAGCAACGTTCTTAGGAGCTCATGCTTTTCCTACTGCTTATAAAGAGAATAAAGAGGGGTATATTCAATTGATTTTGAATGAGATGCTTCCTGAAATAGAAAAACAAGGTTTGGCAGATTATATCGATGTGTTTTGCGAAACAGGTTTCTTTTCGGTAAAAGATACTGAACGTATTTGTAAAGCAGGAATCGAACGAGGTTTAAAACCTAAAATCCATGCCAATCAATTAAATGCTTCAGGAGGTACAGAAATAGGGGTTAAATTAGGAGCTGTTTCAGTCGATCATCTGGAAACTATGAGTGAAAGCGCTATTGAAGCCTTGTCCAATTCAAATACAATTGGAACAATGTTACCCTCAGCAGCTTTTTATTTGAGAATGGATTACCCTCCAGTTCGAGAAATGATTGATCGTAATTGTGCATTGGCTTTAGCAACAGATTATAATCCTGGATCTTCTCCTAGTGGTAATATGAACTTATTATTTTCACTAGCTTGTATTCAAATGAAAATGTTACCAGCTGAGGTTATTAACTGTATGACATTAAATGGTGCCTATGCTATGGAGTTAGAACAAGAAGTAGGAAGTATTACAAAAGGGAAACGAGCTAATTTTATTTTAACAAAGAAAGTTCCTTCATTAAATTATTTACCGTATGCTTTCGGAGGTAATCATATAGAGCAGGTTATGGTCAATGGTAGCTTTTTGTAA
- a CDS encoding regulatory protein RecX (Modulates RecA activity; Belongs to the RecX family.): MNLKKSYSLEEIQQKMANYCIYQDRCHYDVEKKLSEYDLIPEAKDHILLFLIQHDFLNEERFAKSFARGKFNQKHWGKNRIKRELKFRKINNRLVDIALLEIDSRDYFKTLEMLYLKKNKEIKESNPYKKRQKIYQHLIYKGFESDLILDLMKD, from the coding sequence TTGAACTTAAAAAAAAGTTATAGTTTAGAAGAAATCCAACAAAAAATGGCTAATTATTGTATTTATCAAGATCGTTGCCATTATGATGTTGAAAAAAAGCTTAGCGAATATGATTTAATTCCTGAGGCAAAAGATCATATCCTTCTTTTTTTAATACAACATGACTTTCTCAATGAAGAACGTTTTGCTAAAAGTTTTGCCAGAGGAAAATTCAATCAAAAACACTGGGGGAAAAATCGTATTAAACGTGAATTAAAATTTCGAAAAATAAACAATCGATTAGTTGATATAGCTTTACTTGAAATTGATTCTAGAGATTATTTTAAAACTTTAGAAATGCTTTATTTAAAAAAGAATAAAGAAATTAAAGAATCTAATCCTTATAAAAAACGACAAAAAATTTACCAACATCTAATTTATAAAGGATTTGAATCAGATCTTATTTTAGATCTTATGAAAGATTAG
- a CDS encoding putative oxidoreductase YrpG (Belongs to the aldo/keto reductase family. Aldo/keto reductase 2 subfamily.; KEGG: ret:RHE_PE00404 UJ101; With NAD(+) or NADP(+) as acceptor) has protein sequence MKYDKLGNTGVEVSKICLGTMTWGEQNTEADAHEQLNYAIDKGINFIDTAEAYAVPLNKETQGLTEQYIGTWLKNQKRDNIILASKVSSANPVALKHIREGKGFSGKGFIQEAVEGSLKRLQTDYIDLYQLHWPERPTNFFGQLGYTHISDDPVTDFRYVMEELKKQVEKGAIRYIGISNESPWGLMQYINLAREFDLPLVSNQDAYSLINRKFEVGMSEMAIRENCKLLAYSPLGGGILSGKYLGGKKPEGARYTNWPNYFARYAHENTVKATQQYANLAQENGLSLTQMALSFVNSRDFLISNIIGATTMEQLKENIDSIDIILNEDILNEIEKIHLAFPNPAP, from the coding sequence ATGAAATACGATAAATTAGGAAATACAGGAGTAGAAGTTTCTAAAATTTGTTTAGGAACTATGACTTGGGGAGAACAAAATACAGAAGCTGATGCTCATGAACAATTAAATTATGCAATAGATAAAGGAATTAATTTTATTGATACAGCTGAAGCATATGCTGTACCACTTAATAAAGAAACACAAGGTTTAACAGAACAATACATTGGAACTTGGTTGAAAAATCAAAAACGAGATAATATAATTTTAGCCTCAAAGGTTTCAAGCGCAAATCCTGTTGCATTAAAACATATTCGGGAAGGAAAAGGTTTCTCAGGAAAAGGTTTCATTCAAGAAGCTGTTGAAGGTTCTTTAAAACGTTTACAAACCGACTATATTGATTTGTATCAATTGCATTGGCCTGAGCGGCCAACTAATTTCTTTGGACAATTAGGTTATACACATATTTCAGATGATCCTGTTACTGATTTTCGATATGTGATGGAAGAATTGAAAAAACAAGTGGAAAAAGGAGCAATTCGCTATATTGGAATTTCAAATGAAAGTCCTTGGGGATTAATGCAATACATCAATTTAGCTAGAGAATTTGATTTGCCTCTTGTATCGAATCAAGATGCCTATTCATTAATTAACCGAAAATTTGAAGTAGGAATGTCTGAAATGGCAATTCGTGAGAATTGTAAATTATTAGCATATTCTCCTTTAGGAGGTGGAATTCTTTCAGGGAAATATTTAGGAGGTAAGAAACCAGAAGGAGCTCGATATACCAATTGGCCAAATTATTTTGCTCGATATGCTCATGAAAACACAGTAAAAGCTACACAGCAATACGCTAATTTAGCGCAAGAGAATGGACTATCTTTAACACAAATGGCACTTTCATTTGTTAACTCACGAGATTTTCTAATTTCCAATATAATCGGAGCCACGACTATGGAACAATTAAAAGAAAATATAGATTCTATTGATATTATATTAAATGAGGATATTTTAAATGAAATAGAAAAGATTCATTTAGCATTTCCAAACCCTGCACCTTAA